From one Micromonospora siamensis genomic stretch:
- the holA gene encoding DNA polymerase III subunit delta, translating to MGGVTAASLPPILLVLGDEELLATRAVSEAVATARRVDPEVDVREYQAGALTVGEIAEMLSPSLFGGRRVLVLRSAQDARKDLVTALLAYAKNPDPDVQLVALHVGGAKGKAFADGLRSAGATVVPAAKLKGHRERVAFVRDEIRRGGGKCTDDAAEALIAAVGTDLRELSAACSQLLADTDGRIGADTVARYYRGRVEVTGFTVADATTVGDVAGALEALRWALHVGVDPVPIADALADGVRTVARVAAAGRGDPYQLAGTLGMPAWKIKNAQQRARGWTPEGLVEAMRAAAECNAAVKGGADDRAYALEKAVFSVAAARQGGGR from the coding sequence ATGGGCGGCGTGACCGCCGCCAGCCTCCCTCCCATTCTGCTCGTCCTGGGTGACGAGGAACTGCTCGCCACGCGCGCGGTCTCCGAAGCCGTGGCCACGGCCCGCCGGGTCGACCCCGAGGTGGACGTGCGCGAGTACCAGGCGGGTGCGCTCACGGTGGGCGAGATCGCCGAGATGCTCAGCCCGTCGCTCTTCGGCGGCCGCCGCGTCCTCGTGCTGCGCTCCGCCCAGGACGCCCGCAAGGACCTCGTCACCGCGCTGCTGGCGTACGCGAAGAACCCCGACCCGGACGTGCAACTGGTCGCCCTGCACGTCGGCGGGGCCAAGGGCAAGGCCTTCGCCGACGGCCTGCGCAGCGCGGGGGCCACCGTGGTGCCCGCCGCGAAGCTCAAGGGGCACCGGGAGCGGGTGGCGTTCGTCCGCGACGAGATCCGCCGGGGTGGCGGCAAGTGCACCGACGACGCCGCCGAGGCGCTGATCGCCGCGGTCGGTACGGACCTGCGGGAACTCTCCGCGGCCTGCTCGCAGCTGCTCGCCGACACCGACGGGCGGATCGGCGCGGACACCGTCGCCCGCTACTACCGGGGCCGGGTGGAGGTGACCGGTTTCACCGTCGCCGACGCCACGACGGTCGGGGACGTCGCCGGGGCGCTGGAGGCGTTGCGGTGGGCCCTGCACGTCGGTGTCGACCCGGTGCCGATCGCCGACGCCCTGGCCGACGGGGTACGCACGGTGGCCCGGGTGGCCGCCGCCGGCCGGGGCGACCCGTACCAGCTCGCCGGCACGCTCGGGATGCCCGCCTGGAAGATCAAGAACGCCCAGCAACGCGCCCGGGGCTGGACCCCGGAGGGCCTGGTCGAGGCGATGCGGGCGGCCGCCGAGTGCAACGCGGCCGTCAAGGGCGGGGCGGACGACCGGGCGTACGCCCTGGAGAAGGCCGTCTTCTCGGTCGCCGCCGCACGTCAGGGCGGCGGCCGGTGA
- a CDS encoding DegV family protein, whose translation MPVAVVTDSTAYLPPELVHAHRLTVVPLTVVLNGAEGLEGVETTPADATQALGGRRVSVSTSRPAPEQFAHTYRELLDAGADGVVSVHLSAELSGTVEAARLAAAELDGRVEVVDSRSTGMGLGFPVLAAAAAAEAGADLAGVRDAALAAVDRTTIYFYVDTLEFMRRGGRINAASALLGTALSVKPIMHMPDGAIVLKDKVRTASRGVARLVDLAVEAAGDGPVDLAVHHLAAPERAEQLRQVLTERLGDRLADTYVTEAGAVVAAHAGPGLACVVVHRR comes from the coding sequence ATGCCCGTCGCGGTCGTCACCGACTCCACCGCCTACCTGCCGCCCGAGCTGGTGCACGCGCACCGGCTGACCGTCGTTCCGCTGACCGTCGTGCTCAACGGCGCGGAAGGGCTGGAAGGGGTGGAGACCACCCCGGCCGACGCCACCCAGGCGTTGGGTGGGCGGCGGGTCTCGGTGAGCACCTCCCGTCCCGCCCCCGAGCAGTTCGCCCACACCTACCGCGAGCTGCTCGACGCCGGGGCCGACGGCGTGGTGTCGGTCCACCTGTCGGCCGAACTCTCCGGCACCGTCGAAGCGGCCCGGTTGGCCGCCGCCGAGCTCGACGGGCGGGTCGAGGTGGTGGACAGCCGCTCCACCGGCATGGGGCTCGGCTTCCCGGTGCTCGCCGCGGCCGCGGCCGCCGAGGCCGGAGCCGACCTGGCCGGCGTACGCGACGCGGCGCTGGCCGCCGTCGACCGCACCACCATCTACTTCTACGTCGACACGCTCGAGTTCATGCGCCGGGGCGGCCGGATCAACGCCGCCTCGGCGCTGCTCGGCACCGCCCTGTCGGTCAAGCCGATCATGCACATGCCGGACGGCGCGATCGTGCTCAAGGACAAGGTCCGCACCGCCAGCCGGGGAGTGGCCCGGCTGGTCGACCTCGCGGTCGAGGCGGCCGGCGACGGCCCGGTCGACCTGGCCGTGCACCACCTCGCCGCGCCCGAGCGGGCCGAGCAGCTGCGCCAGGTGCTCACCGAGCGGCTCGGCGACCGGCTGGCCGACACGTACGTCACCGAGGCGGGCGCGGTGGTCGCCGCGCACGCCGGCCCTGGCCTCGCCTGCGTCGTCGTCCACCGCCGCTGA
- a CDS encoding ComEC/Rec2 family competence protein: MSGERGRSPAPEEPGPVSAAADVPDLRLAGLAVAAWLAALAALHLTAVTAALLAGAAATLATAAVGHLLGLLGRPGEIVRRHGWTAVAVLLGVALGAGVTATRLVARDAAPIRALAQERTSVTAELVVRDDPRPLRGGTGRPATLLVPAELRAVTTPDGRRVTASVRVLVLATHPAWRGLLPGQRLTTQGRTAAPRGGDLTALVLTATGPPTGQGRPSWPQRAAGVLRAGLQRACAPLPEDRGGLLPGLVVGDVSRLPPTVAEDFQATGMTHLNAVSGSNVAIILGAVLLLARWARAGPRLATALCGVALVGFVILVRPSPSVVRAATMGAIGLAALAAGRPRAALPALAAAVTVLVVADPDLAGDPGFALSVLATAGLLLLAPGWRDGLRRRGVPAGLAEALAVPAAAQLACGPVVAGISGTVSLVAVPANLLVVPAIAPATVLGVVAAVASPVWPTGAEFAAWLASWPAWWLVTVARHGARMPAGNLPWPDGTPGALLLAALTVALLVAVRRPVVRRLVAVVAVAAVLGALPVRLVAAGWPPRGWVVVACSVGQGDALVLPAGPGRAVVVDAGPEPGAVDGCLRRLGVREVPLLVFSHFHVDHIGGVAGVFRGRRVATVLVPRWWEPATGHALVAAAATRGGTVLRPALPGQRYRAGAVELAVLGPPYALHGTRSDPNNNSIVLRATVAGVSILLPGDAETEEQQALLERSPPGTFRADVLKVAHHGSSYQDPAFLDAVRPAVALVQVGVGNMYGHPSPEILDRLARGGVRVLRTDLDGDVAVRAGPGGLAVAKRGIPAGRRQ; this comes from the coding sequence GTGAGCGGCGAACGAGGTCGGTCGCCGGCGCCCGAGGAGCCCGGTCCGGTGTCGGCCGCGGCTGACGTACCGGACCTGCGGTTGGCCGGGCTCGCCGTGGCGGCCTGGCTGGCGGCCCTGGCCGCGCTGCACCTGACCGCCGTGACCGCGGCGCTGCTGGCCGGCGCCGCCGCCACGCTCGCGACCGCGGCCGTCGGCCACCTGCTCGGGCTCCTCGGCCGGCCCGGGGAGATCGTCCGTCGCCACGGCTGGACGGCGGTCGCCGTCCTTCTCGGCGTGGCGCTCGGCGCCGGGGTCACCGCCACCAGGCTGGTCGCCCGGGACGCCGCTCCGATCCGCGCCCTGGCGCAGGAGCGGACCAGCGTCACCGCGGAACTGGTGGTCCGGGACGATCCGCGCCCGCTGCGTGGTGGCACCGGACGGCCAGCCACCCTGCTGGTCCCGGCCGAGCTGCGCGCGGTCACCACCCCGGACGGTCGGCGGGTCACGGCATCGGTACGGGTGCTGGTGCTCGCCACCCATCCGGCCTGGCGAGGGCTTCTGCCCGGCCAGCGGCTCACCACGCAGGGACGGACCGCCGCTCCTCGCGGTGGCGACCTCACCGCGCTGGTGCTGACCGCGACCGGCCCGCCGACGGGGCAGGGCCGGCCGTCCTGGCCGCAGCGCGCGGCGGGGGTGCTGCGGGCCGGCCTGCAACGGGCCTGCGCGCCACTGCCCGAGGATCGTGGCGGGCTGCTCCCGGGCCTGGTGGTGGGTGACGTCAGTCGACTGCCACCCACCGTCGCGGAGGACTTCCAGGCCACCGGGATGACGCACCTGAACGCCGTCTCCGGCAGCAACGTCGCGATCATCCTGGGCGCGGTGCTGCTGCTGGCCCGCTGGGCCCGGGCCGGGCCCCGGCTCGCCACCGCGCTCTGCGGGGTGGCGCTGGTGGGCTTCGTGATCCTGGTCCGGCCGTCGCCGAGCGTCGTCCGGGCCGCCACCATGGGCGCGATCGGGCTGGCCGCCCTGGCGGCCGGGCGACCCCGGGCGGCGCTGCCGGCGCTGGCCGCCGCCGTGACCGTCCTGGTGGTGGCCGACCCTGACCTGGCCGGCGATCCGGGCTTCGCGCTCTCCGTGCTGGCCACGGCCGGGCTGCTCCTGCTCGCCCCCGGTTGGCGGGACGGGCTGCGCCGTCGGGGCGTACCGGCCGGGCTGGCCGAGGCGCTGGCCGTGCCGGCGGCGGCCCAACTGGCCTGCGGGCCGGTGGTGGCCGGCATCTCGGGGACGGTGAGCCTGGTGGCCGTACCGGCGAACCTGCTCGTGGTGCCGGCCATCGCACCCGCCACGGTGCTCGGCGTGGTGGCCGCCGTGGCGTCCCCGGTCTGGCCGACCGGGGCCGAGTTCGCCGCCTGGCTGGCGAGCTGGCCGGCGTGGTGGCTGGTGACGGTGGCCCGGCACGGTGCCCGAATGCCGGCCGGCAACCTGCCCTGGCCGGACGGGACGCCCGGCGCGTTGCTGCTCGCCGCGCTGACCGTGGCGCTGCTGGTGGCCGTCCGGCGGCCGGTCGTCCGCCGGCTGGTGGCGGTGGTCGCCGTCGCGGCGGTGCTGGGCGCCCTGCCGGTACGCCTGGTCGCCGCCGGCTGGCCGCCCCGCGGCTGGGTGGTGGTGGCCTGCTCGGTCGGGCAGGGTGACGCGCTGGTGCTCCCCGCCGGGCCGGGACGGGCGGTGGTGGTCGACGCCGGCCCGGAGCCGGGGGCGGTGGACGGCTGCCTGCGCCGCCTCGGCGTACGGGAGGTCCCGTTGCTGGTGTTCAGCCACTTTCACGTCGACCACATCGGTGGGGTGGCCGGGGTGTTCAGGGGACGGCGGGTGGCGACCGTGCTGGTGCCCCGGTGGTGGGAGCCGGCCACCGGGCACGCCCTGGTCGCCGCGGCGGCGACCAGGGGCGGCACGGTGCTCCGGCCGGCCCTGCCCGGGCAGCGGTACCGCGCCGGAGCGGTCGAGCTGGCGGTGCTGGGCCCGCCGTACGCCCTGCACGGCACGCGCTCCGACCCCAACAACAACTCGATCGTCCTGCGCGCCACGGTGGCCGGGGTGAGCATCCTGCTGCCCGGCGACGCGGAGACCGAGGAGCAGCAGGCCCTGCTGGAGCGGTCGCCACCCGGGACGTTCCGGGCCGACGTGCTGAAGGTGGCCCATCACGGCAGCTCCTACCAGGACCCGGCCTTCCTTGACGCGGTCCGGCCGGCCGTGGCACTGGTGCAGGTCGGCGTCGGCAACATGTACGGCCATCCGAGCCCCGAGATCCTGGACCGCCTCGCCCGGGGCGGCGTCCGGGTGCTCCGCACCGACCTCGACGGAGACGTCGCGGTGCGGGCCGGCCCGGGCGGGCTGGCGGTCGCGAAACGGGGCATCCCGGCGGGCCGCCGGCAGTGA
- a CDS encoding aminoglycoside phosphotransferase family protein: MTGVREPVLPPVPYDATAARPHWPELPAELRAAVAGRLGGPVVAARTAGAGFTRGFAGLLETAGGRVFVKAADLSHQRHLADWYHREALVLARLPAGLPVPRPHWALDAAGWYAVALDAVDGELPRLPWNPAELTATLAGYAEVAAALADPPPELVALGLPHLADLARTDILRWGEVAAGREPTPRLPDWAVPRLPELAALEARLPAYAATARGLIHCDLRLDNVLIDPAGRAWFCDWNWLCHGPAWFDLAGLLITAYASGLDVDVAYATHPATAGAPPDSLDVTLAALAGYLLTSAAHGPSTASPHLRAHQRFSGGQALDWLAARRGWA, encoded by the coding sequence ATGACGGGTGTGCGCGAGCCCGTCCTGCCCCCGGTGCCGTACGACGCCACCGCCGCCCGGCCGCACTGGCCGGAGCTGCCGGCGGAGCTGCGCGCCGCGGTGGCCGGCCGGCTCGGCGGCCCGGTGGTGGCGGCGCGGACCGCCGGGGCGGGCTTCACCCGCGGCTTCGCCGGCCTGCTGGAGACCGCCGGCGGCCGGGTGTTCGTCAAGGCGGCCGACCTGTCCCACCAACGGCACCTGGCCGACTGGTACCACCGGGAGGCGCTGGTGCTGGCCCGGCTCCCCGCCGGACTGCCGGTCCCCCGGCCGCACTGGGCGCTCGACGCCGCCGGCTGGTACGCGGTCGCCCTGGACGCCGTCGACGGCGAGCTGCCCCGGCTGCCCTGGAACCCGGCCGAGCTGACCGCCACCCTCGCCGGGTACGCCGAGGTGGCCGCCGCGCTCGCCGACCCACCACCGGAGCTGGTCGCCCTCGGCCTGCCGCACCTGGCCGACCTGGCCCGGACGGACATCCTGCGCTGGGGCGAGGTGGCCGCCGGCCGGGAGCCGACGCCCCGGCTACCGGACTGGGCCGTCCCGCGGCTGCCGGAGCTGGCCGCGCTGGAGGCCCGACTGCCGGCGTACGCGGCCACCGCGCGCGGGTTGATCCACTGCGACCTGCGACTGGACAACGTGCTGATCGACCCCGCCGGCCGGGCCTGGTTCTGCGACTGGAACTGGCTCTGCCACGGGCCGGCCTGGTTCGACCTGGCCGGACTGCTGATCACCGCGTACGCGAGCGGGCTGGACGTCGACGTGGCCTACGCCACCCACCCCGCCACCGCGGGCGCACCGCCGGACTCGCTCGACGTGACCCTGGCCGCGCTCGCCGGCTACCTTCTCACCAGCGCCGCCCACGGCCCCTCCACCGCCTCCCCGCACCTGCGGGCGCACCAGCGGTTCAGCGGTGGTCAGGCACTCGACTGGCTGGCTGCCCGCCGCGGCTGGGCGTGA
- the rpsT gene encoding 30S ribosomal protein S20 — protein MANIKSQIKRNRQNEKRRLRNKSVKSSLKTAIRKFQEAAEAGDTEKATVLMQDAARKLDKAASKGVIHANQAANRKSAIAKRVASFSA, from the coding sequence GTGGCGAACATCAAGTCCCAGATCAAGCGCAACCGGCAGAACGAGAAGCGCCGGCTGCGTAACAAGTCGGTCAAGTCGTCGCTGAAGACCGCCATCCGCAAGTTCCAGGAGGCTGCGGAGGCCGGTGACACCGAGAAGGCCACCGTCCTCATGCAGGACGCCGCCCGCAAGCTGGACAAGGCTGCCAGCAAGGGCGTCATCCACGCCAACCAGGCGGCCAACCGGAAGTCGGCGATCGCCAAGCGCGTGGCGTCGTTCTCCGCCTGA
- the rsfS gene encoding ribosome silencing factor — protein MTVSERAHELAMAAAQAAADKKAQDIVIIDVGDQLAITDAFLVASAPNERQVLAIVDAIEERLLELPEKAKPIRREGERGGRWVLLDYVDIVVHVQHTEEREFYALDRLWKDCPQIPFVDRDLADSAAGTTSAE, from the coding sequence GTGACAGTTTCCGAACGCGCTCACGAGCTGGCGATGGCCGCCGCCCAGGCCGCGGCCGACAAGAAGGCGCAGGACATCGTCATCATCGACGTGGGTGACCAGCTCGCGATCACGGACGCCTTCCTGGTCGCCTCCGCCCCCAACGAGCGTCAGGTGCTGGCCATCGTCGACGCCATCGAGGAGCGCCTGCTCGAGCTGCCCGAGAAGGCCAAGCCGATCCGCCGCGAAGGCGAGCGGGGCGGTCGCTGGGTGCTGCTCGACTACGTCGACATCGTGGTCCACGTGCAGCACACCGAGGAGCGCGAGTTCTACGCCCTCGACCGGCTCTGGAAGGACTGCCCGCAGATCCCGTTCGTCGACCGGGACCTCGCCGACTCGGCAGCCGGCACCACCAGCGCCGAATGA
- the nadD gene encoding nicotinate-nucleotide adenylyltransferase, which yields MEEDIRRIGIMGGTFDPIHHGHLVAASEVADRFGLDEVVFVPTGQPWQKADEPVSPAEDRYLMTVIATASNPRFQVSRVDIDRGGPTYTVDTLRDLHAEHGPKAQLFFITGADALERILSWKDLDEVLELAHFIGVTRPGFELSDKHLPADTVSLVQVPAMAISSTDCRARVARGEPVWYLVPDGVVQYIAKRRLYQGEVGAV from the coding sequence GTGGAGGAAGACATCCGGCGGATCGGCATCATGGGTGGCACCTTCGACCCGATCCACCACGGTCACCTGGTGGCGGCCAGCGAGGTGGCGGACCGGTTCGGCCTGGACGAGGTCGTCTTCGTCCCGACCGGGCAGCCGTGGCAGAAGGCCGACGAACCGGTCAGTCCGGCCGAGGACCGCTACCTGATGACGGTCATCGCGACCGCCTCCAATCCACGCTTCCAGGTCAGCCGGGTCGACATCGACCGGGGCGGCCCCACCTACACCGTCGACACCCTGCGCGACCTGCACGCCGAACACGGCCCGAAGGCGCAGCTCTTCTTCATCACCGGGGCCGACGCGTTGGAGCGGATCCTCTCCTGGAAGGACCTGGACGAGGTCCTCGAGCTGGCCCACTTCATCGGCGTGACCCGGCCCGGTTTCGAGCTGAGCGACAAGCACCTGCCCGCCGACACGGTCAGCCTGGTCCAGGTGCCGGCGATGGCCATCTCGTCGACCGACTGCCGTGCGCGGGTGGCCCGGGGCGAGCCTGTCTGGTACCTCGTGCCCGACGGTGTGGTGCAGTACATCGCCAAACGGCGGCTCTACCAGGGAGAAGTCGGGGCGGTATGA
- a CDS encoding SDR family NAD(P)-dependent oxidoreductase: MSHVVTGGGRGVGRAVVERLLATGGTVVVIEQDPAAVEWVRTHPAGDRIVVVVGDAADEQVAGAAADRAERAAPLAGWVNNAAVFRDASVHTTPAAEVFALIAANLRPVVTGAAAAVRRFLAAGTGGAIVNVSSHQAARPVPGALPYATAKAAVEGLTRALAVEYGPHGVRVNAVALGSVTTERHAAFLAGQDPAEAERISGELARLHPLGRTAGADEVAAAVAYLLSTEASFVNGVTLPVDGGRAVLGLDPEAR; encoded by the coding sequence ATGTCCCACGTGGTGACCGGTGGCGGTCGGGGAGTGGGCCGCGCCGTGGTGGAACGGCTGCTCGCGACCGGCGGCACCGTGGTGGTCATCGAGCAGGACCCGGCCGCGGTGGAGTGGGTGCGGACGCATCCCGCCGGGGACCGGATCGTGGTGGTGGTCGGTGACGCCGCCGACGAGCAGGTCGCCGGGGCCGCCGCCGACCGGGCCGAGCGGGCCGCCCCGCTGGCCGGCTGGGTCAACAACGCGGCGGTGTTCCGGGACGCCTCCGTGCACACCACCCCGGCCGCCGAGGTCTTCGCCCTGATCGCCGCGAACCTGCGGCCCGTGGTGACCGGCGCCGCCGCGGCGGTACGCCGGTTCCTCGCCGCCGGCACCGGTGGCGCCATCGTCAACGTCTCCTCCCACCAGGCCGCCCGACCGGTCCCCGGCGCCCTGCCGTACGCCACGGCCAAGGCCGCCGTGGAGGGTCTGACCCGGGCCCTCGCCGTCGAGTACGGACCGCACGGCGTCCGGGTCAACGCGGTGGCGCTCGGCTCGGTGACGACCGAGCGGCACGCCGCCTTCCTCGCCGGACAGGACCCGGCCGAGGCGGAACGGATCTCCGGTGAGCTGGCGCGGCTGCATCCGCTCGGCCGGACAGCCGGGGCGGACGAGGTGGCCGCGGCGGTGGCGTACCTGCTGTCGACGGAGGCGAGCTTCGTCAACGGGGTGACCCTGCCGGTGGACGGCGGGCGGGCGGTGCTCGGCCTCGACCCGGAGGCGCGCTGA
- a CDS encoding histidine phosphatase family protein, whose product MTRLIVWRHGNTEWNATSRVQGQTDVPLNDLGREQARAAAPLLAALRPDAIVASDLRRAADTAAALAGVTGLPVTSDDRLRERHFGQWQGLFLTEAAERFPDEFARWRAGDPDPGAGLETLDDLGKRVAAAFVDAAAAAPGGTVVVTSHGGAARQGVGHLLGWDHAVLRTFGGLANCHWTELRFDDTRGWQLRAHNVGLITRGAPTEAV is encoded by the coding sequence ATGACCCGACTGATCGTCTGGCGGCACGGCAACACCGAGTGGAACGCCACCAGCCGGGTCCAGGGCCAGACCGACGTACCCCTCAACGACCTCGGCCGGGAGCAGGCCCGGGCCGCCGCCCCGCTGCTCGCGGCCCTGCGCCCCGACGCGATCGTGGCCAGTGACCTGCGTCGCGCCGCCGACACCGCCGCCGCGCTCGCCGGCGTCACCGGCCTGCCGGTGACGAGCGACGACCGGCTGCGGGAGCGGCACTTCGGGCAGTGGCAGGGACTGTTCCTCACCGAGGCCGCCGAGCGGTTCCCCGACGAGTTCGCCCGCTGGCGGGCCGGTGACCCGGACCCCGGCGCCGGCCTGGAGACCCTGGACGACCTCGGCAAGCGGGTCGCTGCGGCCTTCGTCGACGCCGCGGCCGCCGCACCCGGAGGCACGGTCGTGGTGACCTCGCACGGTGGAGCGGCCCGGCAGGGCGTCGGGCACCTGCTCGGCTGGGACCACGCCGTGCTGCGGACGTTCGGTGGCCTGGCCAACTGCCACTGGACCGAGCTGCGGTTCGACGACACCCGCGGCTGGCAGCTGCGGGCGCACAATGTCGGCCTGATCACCCGCGGCGCGCCGACCGAGGCGGTCTGA
- a CDS encoding ComEA family DNA-binding protein, translating to MSDDEEARVRRRLFQVTGERPAGSVDAPEPPVPRLAQRSTAVPPPGPFPAVVAPDPAPGTGRHALPAAGRSRSSAPTEAAPPGAARSRLPGPGAFDPGRRGVRALAVVAVLVVLGAAFWAWWSRPRAEPVRPSVATAPSTGTQHPADPGPADPGPGAPEATPAATELVVAVAGKVRRPGLVRVPAGARVGDALDAAGGALPGVDVALLNPARKVSDGELILVGVTAPPGQPAPPGQAGTAGPGAAGPGGVGPGTGGRVNLNTATLAELDTLPGVGPVLAQRIIAERDRLGGFRSVGDLRQVEGIGDARYEQLKDLVTV from the coding sequence GTGTCAGACGACGAGGAGGCGCGGGTGCGGCGACGGCTGTTCCAGGTGACCGGGGAGCGGCCGGCGGGGTCCGTCGACGCGCCGGAGCCACCCGTCCCGCGCCTCGCCCAGCGATCCACCGCCGTGCCACCCCCAGGGCCGTTCCCCGCCGTCGTCGCGCCGGATCCGGCCCCGGGAACGGGTCGGCACGCCTTGCCGGCTGCCGGCCGGTCCCGGTCGTCGGCTCCGACGGAGGCAGCCCCGCCGGGCGCTGCCCGGTCCCGGCTGCCGGGGCCGGGCGCCTTCGACCCGGGGCGGCGCGGGGTGCGGGCGCTGGCCGTGGTCGCCGTCCTGGTGGTGCTCGGCGCGGCGTTCTGGGCCTGGTGGTCCCGGCCGCGGGCCGAGCCGGTCCGCCCGTCGGTGGCCACGGCCCCCTCCACCGGTACGCAGCATCCCGCCGATCCGGGCCCCGCCGATCCGGGCCCCGGCGCACCCGAGGCCACCCCCGCAGCCACCGAACTGGTGGTGGCGGTGGCCGGGAAGGTACGCCGCCCCGGCCTGGTGCGGGTGCCGGCCGGCGCCCGTGTCGGGGACGCCCTCGACGCGGCCGGCGGCGCGCTGCCGGGGGTGGACGTGGCACTGCTCAATCCGGCCCGGAAGGTGAGCGACGGCGAACTGATCCTGGTCGGTGTCACCGCCCCACCCGGGCAACCTGCCCCACCCGGGCAAGCCGGCACGGCGGGGCCCGGTGCGGCGGGTCCGGGTGGTGTCGGGCCCGGGACCGGCGGGCGGGTCAACCTGAACACCGCCACCCTGGCCGAGCTCGACACGCTGCCCGGGGTCGGGCCGGTGCTGGCCCAACGGATCATCGCCGAACGCGACCGGCTCGGCGGGTTCCGGTCGGTCGGCGACCTGCGTCAGGTCGAGGGCATCGGCGACGCCCGGTACGAACAGCTCAAGGACCTGGTGACGGTGTGA